In a genomic window of Phragmites australis chromosome 14, lpPhrAust1.1, whole genome shotgun sequence:
- the LOC133891090 gene encoding equilibrative nucleotide transporter 3-like, whose amino-acid sequence MSIEIAGAEAPQVKGKFLGILVCWLLGNGSLFAWNSMLTIEDYYVALFPDYHPTRVLTLVYQPFAFGITCIMTYYEAKMNTRRRNLAGFSLFFIGSFALIILDIATKGRGGLGVFVGVCIISAVFGTADANCQGALVGDLSLMCPEFIQSFLAGLAASGVLTSALRLITKAAFENSKDGLRIGAILFFSVTCLFELVCLLLYTFVFPKLPIVKYYRSKAAAEGSKTVASDLAAAGLSTEQHGQAEEDPQKFKRLSTKELLVENIDYALNIYLIYVLTLSIFPGFLSEDTGAHSLGEWYALVLIAMYNVWDIIGRYLPLIPCIKLTSRKGMTAATLARFLFIPAFYFTAKYGDQGYMIFLTSFLGLSNGYLTVCVLTEAPKGYKGPEQNALGNVLVVCLLGGIFSGVVLDWLWLIGKGW is encoded by the exons ATGAGCATCGAGATAGCAGGTGCAGAGGCACCTCAAGTTAAG GGGAAGTTCCTTGGTATACTCGTCTGCTGGCTTTTGGGAAATGGAAGCCTTTTCGCGTGGAACAGTATGCTCACCATCGAAGATTACTATGTCGCTCTCTTCCCG GATTACCACCCAACAAGAGTCCTCACACTAGTTTACCAGCCTTTCGCCTTTGGAATCACCTGCATCATGACATACTATGAAGCGAAGATGAACACAAGACGCAGAAATCTAGCAGGATTTTCCCTTTTCTTCATCGGTTCTTTCGCATTGATAATT CTGGATATTGCTACTAAAGGACGGGGTGGGCTTGGAGTCTTCGTTGGTGTATGCATAATCAGCGCCGTATTTGGAACGGCTGATGCGAATTGTCAAGGCGCATTGGTTGGCGACCTTTCCTTGATGTGCCCGGAGTTCATTCAG TCCTTCCTTGCGGGCTTGGCTGCATCAGGAGTTCTAACATCCGCTCTGAGGTTAATTACCAAGGCAGCTTTTGAGAACTCAAAAGATGGTCTTCGCATTGGAGCTA TACTATTCTTTTCAGTAACATGCCTGTTCGAGCTGGTGTGCCTCCTCCTATACACGTTCGTCTTCCCCAAACTACCCATCGTGAAGTACTACCGCTCGAAGGCGGCCGCTGAAGGGAGCAAGACTGTTGCCAGCGACCTCGCTGCTGCAGGACTCAGCACTGAACAGCACGGACAA GCCGAGGAGGATCCACAGAAATTCAAGCGTTTGAGCACCAAGGAGCTGCTGGTGGAGAACATCGACTACGCGCTTAATATCTACCTGATATACGTCCTGACACTGTCGATCTTCCCAGGATTTTTGTCTGAAGACACCGGAGCGCACAGCCTGGGAGAATG GTACGCGCTCGTGCTGATCGCGATGTACAACGTGTGGGACATCATCGGGCGGTACCTGCCGCTGATCCCGTGCATCAAGCTGACGTCCCGGAAGGGCATGACGGCGGCGACCCTGGCGCGGTTCCTGTTCATCCCGGCGTTCTACTTCACGGCCAAGTACGGCGACCAGGGGTACATGATCTTCCTCACCTCCTTCCTGGGGCTCAGCAACGGGTACCTCACCGTGTGCGTCCTCACGGAGGCGCCCAAGGGGTACAAGGGCCCCGAGCAGAACGCGCTGGGGAACGTGCTCGTCGTCTGTCTCCTCGGCGGCATCTTCTCCGGCGTCGTGCTCGACTGGCTGTGGCTGATCGGCAAGGGGTGGTGA